GACGaaatacagaaaaaagaaaaaaattgtctATAGCACAGCCACACACCCTTATGGTCGAAGCCGTTCTGTTCTCGGTGTGCCGCGATCTGTGAAATTTAAACTTTTTGCGGGTGAAACTGAGATTTCTGAAACTAGATTTTCCGGTTTCGCCAAAGAAAGATGCATGGAATTGTAAAATTAAACTGATGTAAGGGATAAGATAGTAAATATTTCGCCAAATGTTCGGGTGATGAGCACACAGTGCTCGTATAGCAgcataaatatttatagTCAAAACTTAACCTATAGCAGTTAGTTTGGTGTTGTTAAACCATGCATCTCTGTCAGAAGAAATTATAAGGCCCGTCTTATAGAAATAGATATATAGCATATACCGGGCACTGGAAATGTTCGTAGATCTTGTGATACAATCGATACGTTAGCATGTCATTTGTACAGAAATTTCTTCCTTATTGTACAAATGTGAAGTCAACGTACAGttaaatttcaaagaggTAAGAGCCCATCATGTCAGAAAGCTGATAGCAGGGCTACGCGGTTTAACAGAATCTATTCAACAGATGATTTTCTCCTTCAATAGTGGAACTATTATTCCAAGAGAGAGTTCAAGCGCCGCATGCATCGGTCTATGGCGCCCCATAGAATATTATTTCAGCGGCCGAGCTGAGAAATGTTGAAGGTAAAGGACCATATTAATACCTGGATGAGAAACTGTCACGTTACTTCTGATGTTGGGTCGTGATTATCTATCATAGAAATTGGACGTTCCGACATTACTGGAGTTACTGTGGTGGGAAGAGGGGATACGAAAATGCAAGAGACTTATGAAGATCTTCAGGTCGCAGTCTAGCGCAATAGTCATGCTTAATATAATCCTATCCCTTCTCAGTGACATAGATTCGCATAGCAACGTTGACTATAtatgtggaaaaaaatgtatatgGGAAAGACatgttgaagaagttaGGCAAGTAGATGTGAAGATTAAATATACCTCTTGACAAAATAATGTTTTTAAGataatttggaaaaaaaggctAATATCTATTCAGGTTCACGGTTCTCCCATATTAAGCTGCAAATAATATGTATTCTGCTGTTTCCATTGGATTATATACTGGTGCCAAACGGTGAGGTTATAAAACAGTAAGTTAATAACAAGAGACACGACAACTTGGTTGAATAATATATCTtctattttgtttgttCAAGATATTTTATGACGAATAATACTtgcaaaattcaaataataataatacgATACTACGAGACTACTTTATGAAGGTTAATACTAGGTAACCAAATCGGGCCGGCAAGATGATGAAGCCGGGACTGTATCCCTGAATGgtttttaaagaagatcttaaaaaaagttcactTTTTCGATGATTCATCTAAAACCACTAAGGAAAACCTGTGACCTGCTTTTATTTCGTACTCGAATTTTCTCGTTCACTTTGCGTTGCCATTCCACGGCCATGCGCAATTTACCCCGCCCCCGGATTTTATTGTCCGTACCGCCATTTTTCAGTAGATTAaataagaacaaaaaatcatttcaaaagatttcttttctcgGGAAAATACTGGAGTGTAAATATGAATATCAAACATTGAGCGAGAACATCTTGAAGATATTTATGTTCTAAATATGACTTTAGTCAAGTATGCATGCGACTATTGTCGTGTCCGTCGAGTAAAGTGTGATGGTAAAAAACCGTGTAGTCGCTGTATTGAGCACAATTTCAAATGCACATATCAGCAaccattaaaaaaaagaggccCGAAGCCTATTGGAACTAGAAGCTTAAACTATATACCAGAGGcccaaaaatttataaataataaaagcTGTACGACAGCGGCAGAAATATCAATGAAGGTTCCGAAAAAGGTGATTGATCAGTGTTTGAGGCTTTATCACGACAATCTATACGTTATCTGGCCTTTACTCCCTTATGATGACCTTCACAAGCTTTTGGACGAAAAATACAATGACCATTACGTTTATTGGTTCCTCGTAGCTCTTTCAGCAGCCACTCTTAGCGATCTACAAAGCGAATTAGAATCTGAGGGAGGATATTCGTTTACTGGAAAGCAATTAGCGGTTCTCTGTATGTCATCTCGCCAACAATTTGATGACCTTAGTGGCAGAGACATATTTCGAATTATGACATATTATTGCTTGCTACGTTGTTTTTCACAGTCTTCTGATGTAAGAAATTCATATAGACTTTGTCGTGAAGCTATTGGCCTTGTTATAGTAGCAGGGTTACATCGTGAAAAAGCCTACGAATTACTATCATTTCGGGAACAACAGCTTCTACGCAAGGTGTATTATTTGCTTCTCTTGACGGAGAGATACTATTCCGTATATGTTCATTGTGTTACAAGTTTGGATACCACAATAGCTCCACCTCAGCCAGAGTTCGTAACGGACCCCCGACTTTCTTTGGATAGCTTTTTTGAGATGATTAGAGTATTTACTGTGCCAGGAAAATGCTTTTTTGATGCTTTGGCTACGGAATCTACTAGCAGTTCTTGCACTGAAGACtcactgaaaaaaatatggaaagAGCTTCACACAGCATCCCTTGAAATAGAACCATGGTCTTATGGCTACGTGGacatttcattttctcGACATTGGATTAGGGCGCTGGCTTGGAAGCTAGTGTTTCAGATGAATGGTACCAAGTTTTTCTCAAATGCTAATAATGCTCACATATTAGTCGAAATTGCAAAGGATATGCTGGACGACATATTCTTAACTCCAAACAACTTGTATGTAGTCCATGGTCCTGTGATACCAATGAAGGCACTAGAAATAGCCAACGCATTAGTGGATGTTGTAAACCAGCATGACAAAAATACGGAATCAGAAGCTTTGGACGCTTTATGTGAAATATCGaagtttgttttctctCTAAAACACTACGATGGTAATTTGATTGAGAGTTTTGTGAGTAAATGTCAAAGTGCTTTTATCACCCTTCCGCTGTTTAAATTTTTGGGATCAAATGACAGTATGAGAGATAATTCTGATACAGTTTCTTAAAATGGTTCAtcttttgatgaagaaaattctacAAACTAACATTTACAGTTGTTGCAAAATTATGAGATtgagaagaagaactaGCTACTTGAGTTGCTTTTCGGTAAGAGATAGACCACATAACGTGTAGAAACGTTACTTGATAGACTTACTAAGGAGAAGACatacaaattttttcagaatctCTAACAAATATGGGTGGGATGACGTGTAAAGTATTTCCTACCGATTTAAAGCATATTTGGTTCTTCTGGAGACCTCCCAAGGGCTATGACGACGAAGGGAAGCCAATTCCTCCAAACAACTAGAAATCCTTCTTTGGTGGTCTCGCTTGGACATTTGACAAAAAGACGCAATGATTATACCTGCGTTTGTTTGCAAGTCGCCAAGTTGACTTGAATTGGGAAAATGAAGATTACAGAAAGGCCATCTATGATATTTTAATGTGTATAATGTGAATTTCAAGTTATtattgaaacaaaaataactCCAGCTCCCCAAATGAAAAAGCTAAGAGACAAGGACCTGGTGCAGATGTTAGCGTCGATATTCCATATTCCACTGTATTGGCGTCTCTCGATCAATACATAAAAGACAGTAAAACTGAAGAATAGAGTAGTATGGCTACAGTATCCTCTGAGTTGTTCGACTACTAGAATACCGTCTTCCCCAAGTTCGACTTCAGAAATTGCGACGCATGGTTCGGATGGTGAACTTACAAATCCGCATTTGTATTCGGCGATAATTATGGGATACGAATTGTTGCTTGGTGGAGAAAATCCCTCAAAGAGATATGTCCACTCCTGTTAGTTTAGTAGCTGCCCACCCCTCTGAAAGAAATCATCATTGTAAACTCGTGTGCATCCTCACGAGCAGTTGCAGTTACAGCCCTTTACTTCGAAGCCTTTCTTATCTCAGTCACTCTAGTTTCCATTGAATATATGAATCTTCCATTTGTATTTTTACAGTCTTCTAACGGTACTGCAGATCCTTGAACATACACAATTGCACCTATAGAGGGAAACGTAAAACGTATAACTTGATTTACGTTATCAACGAGGAGGAAATCGGTGTCAGTGGGTGCGTTCATGATACAGAGAACATAAAATAGGTATCTGTTTGAGCAAGGAGTCTGAAGAAACGaaggttttttttaataaaagCATTGCAGATGTTTCTTTAGCCATATCCTTCCTTTTCGTTCTTATCTTCGAACAAATCTATGTCGCCTATGCGACTGGATCTTCGGCTGTAACCACGAATCGGAGGAGCGCGGTTATTCTTTGCCAATGAGCCTATAATCTAAATATGGATATTTGCTTATCTCCATAGTGACTGCAAGTTCTTTGAAGCAAACTAGGTCATTAGAAAGAGAGACATATTGAATCGGTGAATAAGAAAGCAAGAAGCTTTTCTATATTATTAACATTAAACTACCTATCAATTTCATGCCAACGGAAAATATTCAGCATGCCACCATAAGACAGAATTTCTGTATGCCTGCGgccattttttgtttctcttTATCTCATaagaaaaggaggaaaCATAGCACCGACGGCGGCAAAGGTCCCCTAAGATGTGAAGCTCTGGTGCCGTTCTCGAATTAATTTAGCGACATAATAGGCTTAGTCTAGTAGAATTGCCGCCGTTTCAGGACTAGCGCTTCGTAGCACCCTGAATGTACATTTGTCTCGTCAACAACTTTGCTGGCAGTGTATAAGACTACAAACCCCTACAGTATACGACTCCGATACTTGATaaatctttcatttttactattttaagaaaaaaaggaaatctACGGTTTCCCCGTAGCAACCGTTTAGCGTCAAGATTAGCTGACCTCTGAACGAGGATTCAAAGCAAGTTCGGAATTGGCTTTTTATTACTCTTGGCCAAAAGCTGCAGCTGCACTTCTGAAGGCACCCTAGAGGGCCTCTTTGGAGGTGGCTCCGCTGTGAGGGAACATTCTTGTGCCTTGGAAATGCAATATAGAGTATAGGCAATTGAAGCGCGTGGCTCGTATACGGAACCTATGAAAAAAGCATCGTTCAAGTACAGAAGCTTCTCcatagtaataataacaataagTGTGGGATAACAGTAGCGAATTGAGGCATTTCAGATGAAAGATGACTGCCAGGAGATAACTCGTTTGTGCATGGAAAGTTGGCAAGAAATTCATATAAATAGGCCTGCTTTAGTAATCTATCTCTGAGGTATACGCcttcatttctttatttctaGTTAAAGCTTACATAAGTActaaaaaaacaaacaaatacaatGGTCAAATTAACTTCAATCGCTGCTGGTGTCGCCGCCATCGCTGCCGGTGCTTCTGCAACCACCACTTTAGCTCAATCTGACGAAAAAGTCAACTTGGTTGAATTGGGTGTCTACGTCTCTGATATCAGAGCCCACTTGGCCCAATACTACTCCTTCCAAGCCGCTCACCCAACTGAAACCTACCCAGTTGAAATTGCTGAAGCCGTTTTCAACTACGGTGACTTTACCACCATGTTGACTGGTATTGCCCCTGACCAAGTCACCAGAATGATCACTGGTGTCCCATGGTACTCCAGCAGATTAAAGCCAGCTATCTCTAGCGCTCTATCCAAGGACGGCATCTACACCATCGCTAACTAGAGATAAGCGCCTTTACGAATGAAACTTTATAGACTGAAAAGTAAcgaaaaaactaaaaaaaaagtttttttttttttttgatagtATAAATAGTTGATTATATGTAAGCGTATATTAATAGTATTACTACTGATCAATTGCTGTATTTATGAACAATTTGGTGGGGCAGGATGAGATTAGAGACGTAAATTCTCTCTTCCTTTTGTGGCACTTTTCGACGTGGGTACGCTTCAGCGGCGTGGGTATTAATGTGTAGAAAAATGCTGGTATTTTGGGTTATCCTTCTAGAAAACCAGTCGATGCCATCATTAATACAAGAGTTTATATTCAAATCACAATTATATGgctttaatttctttcatcttTCCCCTAAAAATAGATCGCGTCTTTTTTTAGGGCGTCGCCTCGGAGTTGTTCGTTGCACATGTGTCACTTTTAAGATTAAAGTTGTAGATCATGGATTCTTTTCGGGGCAGGAGGGTTTTAATTTAGTATTCGGTACAATACTTGATCTTAGAGCTTTCAATACATTTCTTGATTAACAAAAatgtagaaaaaaaaagcgtTGTGTGAAAGAGTCCGATTGTAACTAATACACAGTAAAACTATTTATCATTTGAGGATTGAGCTGTCGTAATTTTTGCCGGtttattgatgatattCTGGACCGCGCCACGCTGTGTACATAAGCGTTAACCTGGATTTTAGGGTATAAAATATGGTAGTTAGATCTTATGAAGTACGAATctacaaatttttggtttgaAAAGGGCATGCTCATTTCTTCACTAAAGACTCGTCGCTGCGGGATACGTGTGCTTCTTTAATATATGGCCAAAGTTCCACGTCCAACAATTTATCAAAGAGAGATCTCTTCGGAGATAAAAGACTGTAAAAGTGGTGGTCAAAAAACCGTCTGCAATCAACCCCGTCGAAAAAGAACCTTTCGTTCCTCCAAACTTTCATTTCAAACAAGTACccattcattttctttgcaatcTCATCCCAACCATTAACACTACTATCTTGTTCATTTATAATAGTTGACAAGAACTGCATCTTGTGTTCCGTTTTCATAGTCGAAACCCTCtgatttttgaaacaacTTACCTTGGTGAATGATATTCCCCCAGGAAACAAAATACGATGTAGAAGGCCACAATTTCTTGTCACGTAGATAGTGAACGGTACAGAAAGGAAGAGAGGCAAACAATCGAGACTGAATATCCCCTTGGGAACCCCAGGTAAGCTTAAACCGGTGAGCTTACTTGGGAGACTGAACGTCTTCGAGGTCAACGGGGCTCCATGCTTTCTCTGTATTAAACATCTTCCACAGTTTCTCTATTTCCGTAAAATAAACTTGCAAGGCCTCTTCGGTGTAAGGAACGGAACCTTTAAATGACTTAACCTTGGCAGCTTCGTCCTTCTTCAGAAAGAACGGTTCGAGAAGAGCTCTTCTGAACGCTTCTTGGCAGTCCGCagcattgaaaaaaaagtacttAGTATTCCAAGCTTTGATTTCATAAAAGTACGAATTTAGATTTATAGCAATAACTTCCCAATCATGGATGTGCCTGCCTGGTGTAGTTTTAGcaatttctttggaaaactgaGTGAGTTGTTTAGATAAAGAACGTCTATAAGAAAGTACCGCAGTAACGGGTACAAATATTGACcctagaaaaaaaagaagaaatgaaacTATAAATAGGTAAATCAAATTGGTGGATATTTTCCACCAAACCATGAATGGTAaccataataatattcagGTACGAAACACCAAGGATTTGAAGGACTCATAAAACATCCAtgttgttggaatgaattTCCAATATCACCTATTTACTAGTATTCATGttagtagtatattatcacatgcggtgtaagaagatgacataaggattgagaaacagccATCAAATTTAGTGGAAGCTGAGACGCgaggattgataatgtaataggaaaaaatgaatgacaacatataaaatggaagaagaaataatgatactattatgtagaattatcaacgcccttttgtggatttatatatcctcgaggagaatttctagtatattctgtatacttaatattataatCTGCAACAACTATGGAATCCCAAAATTATCCGATTGTTCACcaatttctcaaaaaaatctcaTTGATGTTCTCTTAATGGATTGCCCCCCTGAGTTGTACCCTGGACCCATTGACTTTGACTGGTAGTGTCAGAACAATCTGAAATGATTCAAAATTGGTAGGTCCCCctgttttttgttttgtatCCATCCAATGGTATGattctttatattttattaaacTTATACTCGGGCAATCTTAAAAGAGCTGCTTTGACGAACGCTTATAAGTACATACAGAAATTGGAAATCATTATCGCTTATGTTCTGTGACCTACTAATTGCATTCTTCCTTACGTAAAAAAACCTAAAACTGACCAACAAACTGCCATGGAAGATGGTGGATACGTCCATACCAAGGACGATAACTCAATTTGTAATACtccaaaaaattccatCAAAAATCAGCTCCAAATTGGCAACTGTTTAACTTGCGTTGCTCGATTACTTGATATCCCTTTTCGTGAACATCATGACAAAACGAAATGAGAAACGACCTTTCCTTTCCATTAATCATTAGTAATTAAACATTTCTTAACTTCTTTTCGATCAATTACAATATATGTATACTTGCGCGTACATTGCAATTTTACTTAACCATGCACAGCAGAGGCTCTTCTACTTTACTATAATATGTTTACAACAAAGTTATAAAGAGTTTTCTCAAACCTTTTCCATGGTGAATGGATAATTAAGGGTTCGAATCAATGTTATGAAGAATTCCAAGTTAATCGACGAAAAGCGTTTGGACAGGAATTATATAAACGTGaacatgaaaaatattcattaaACACTCCACATCGATCGTATTATAGTGTTTTAATAAATGTTTGTATTTGAAccaaattttcaacatttgTTCTACATTGATAAAATCATGGTTTTAGTATAGTGGAACATACGCCCAAGTTATCCTAGTAGAAGACCGCCATATTGTGCTCATAATCGGgaacaatgaaaataacaCCCTAACAATTGCTGAAACTTGTCGTACACGATCCCTAATTACATTATCAAGCATTCAGCATTGGTCAATACCTCAATACCTcgacaagaaaaaggaaatagaCGCGTGTATGTCAAGGCGTTAAAAGGGTATCAGACCTAGTGCTCGCGTCTTGCCTTCCCAATTTGTTGAACATCTTTGACATataatttgattttgaaatagtTATTGGATTTCCATTTTAAATAAAGGCTCTATCATTAActatacagaatatactagtaACGTGAATACTAGTCGATAGACGATAAATAAATactttttccaataaaaTCTAAATGCATGCAAGTACATAAATAAGCGAAAATATCTGACCgtaataatattcacaccatgtatataaataaatgaaaaattcggCTTTTAACTTATATATTAACTATAAAAAAGACAACGTTGTGCTGTGCTTACAGGAACAATATTATAATCTTGACGAAAAGACCTTAATGAAATGCTTGAGGCTAattaaaatatcaaaattagAACAGGTAGCACTTTTCTTAAGTTCTGTTCCCAAAATTTCAAGGTCAAATGTGTTAACCTTTGGATGTACTTTCATAAAACTCCAAATATCCATCGCACTTAATAGAACGTCCCCTCCAAAACCATCCGCTGTATAATACTGTCTTGAATGGAAACCCTGCCTAATCACCATGCTTGCTGCCGCTGTTTCTATTGCATTAGTGTTTTCAGTAATGAAATTATTTGGCTCCTTTATTTCAGTCCCACTaaacttcaaaaaggaaCTATCAAGTTCCCCATTGAAGTCACCAAATGTATGAATCTCACTCATTGCATCatttagaaaagaatagCCTGGTATGTCATTTGAGAGATTTCTACAGCCTATGGGATAGAAGGACCGATCAAAGGAATTCAACGGTGACGGCACTGTACAATTCTTTCCAACACACACTGAGAGCAGttgcttgaaaaatacgTAGCATTGCTGTATTTCAAGGGAATTATATGTGGAGGAAAGAACCACACTACCATCGAGAGTGTTACATGTGGGCGGTTTTTCTTCACAACAGGCCTTACTAATGTTCCGTTCATCAGAAGGCGTGTTCCTCTCAGTCAAAAGACTCCTCAGCATAAAATGGAGAAGttcattttccttctttaaTATGTGAATTTGATCATTTGTTACCGTTAGCTGagcttctttcttctctagTTCTTCTAATCTTTCCAACTTTCGTTTTCTAAATGCGTTTTGGGATGCTCTAAGTTGCGCAGCTCTCTTATTTTTAGGTGGAGTAAGTGAAGGCTTCCTACCGCCTTTTCTTCCACGCGGTTTTGCCATTATCTTAGGTCACTTATCTTCCGTTTTGACATGTTTTTTCAACGGCCGCTCCTTAAAGACCATCCGCATTCTAGAATTATATACTAATATGATTTTGCAAAgataacaagaaaagaaacgaaaaaaaaaaaatggaattaAAAAGTTTTGCAGTACataaaatattgaaaagactTTTACTTTAATGCTGGAACAATAAAAGTTGAGCAGCTCAACCACTAGCAATCAATTTAAGGTTACTCCTTCTACAATGGGTCTCCCAAGCGTAGAAACCTCCAACGAGGATGCAACTCTCAAACTTACTTGTAATATCTTGTTCTTGTAAGTAGGTTTCGAATTTAGCAGCAACTTTTGGTCCCCTATTCCTGGACCCAGTACAATGAAATATCACTTTGACGAATTGAGAATTTGAGAAAGTATCCGATAGACCTGTAATTAATTGATTCAGTTGCTTCTCTGTAATCTGTGCTGTTACTGGAACATGCCAAGCG
The nucleotide sequence above comes from Saccharomyces paradoxus chromosome II, complete sequence. Encoded proteins:
- the MAL33 gene encoding transcription factor MAL33 (MAL-activator protein~similar to YBR297W), with the translated sequence MTLVKYACDYCRVRRVKCDGKKPCSRCIEHNFKCTYQQPLKKRGPKPIGTRSLNYIPEAQKFINNKSCTTAAEISMKVPKKVIDQCLRLYHDNLYVIWPLLPYDDLHKLLDEKYNDHYVYWFLVALSAATLSDLQSELESEGGYSFTGKQLAVLCMSSRQQFDDLSGRDIFRIMTYYCLLRCFSQSSDVRNSYRLCREAIGLVIVAGLHREKAYELLSFREQQLLRKVYYLLLLTERYYSVYVHCVTSLDTTIAPPQPEFVTDPRLSLDSFFEMIRVFTVPGKCFFDALATESTSSSCTEDSLKKIWKELHTASLEIEPWSYGYVDISFSRHWIRALAWKLVFQMNGTKFFSNANNAHILVEIAKDMLDDIFLTPNNLYVVHGPVIPMKALEIANALVDVVNQHDKNTESEALDALCEISKFVFSLKHYDGNLIESFVSKCQSAFITLPLFKFLGSNDSMRDNSDTVS
- a CDS encoding SRP1/TIP1 family protein — encoded protein: MVKLTSIAAGVAAIAAGASATTTLAQSDEKVNLVELGVYVSDIRAHLAQYYSFQAAHPTETYPVEIAEAVFNYGDFTTMLTGIAPDQVTRMITGVPWYSSRLKPAISSALSKDGIYTIAN
- a CDS encoding Arr1 (Transcriptional activator of the basic leucine zipper (bZIP) family~similar to YPR199C), encoding MAKPRGRKGGRKPSLTPPKNKRAAQLRASQNAFRKRKLERLEELEKKEAQLTVTNDQIHILKKENELLHFMLRSLLTERNTPSDERNISKACCEEKPPTCNTLDGSVVLSSTYNSLEIQQCYVFFKQLLSVCVGKNCTVPSPLNSFDRSFYPIGCRNLSNDIPGYSFLNDAMSEIHTFGDFNGELDSSFLKFSGTEIKEPNNFITENTNAIETAAASMVIRQGFHSRQYYTADGFGGDVLLSAMDIWSFMKVHPKVNTFDLEILGTELKKSATCSNFDILISLKHFIKVFSSRL
- a CDS encoding Arr2 (Arsenate reductase required for arsenate resistance~similar to YPR200C), encoding MVSFITSRQLEGLIENQRKDFQVVDLRREDFARDHITNAWHVPVTAQITEKQLNQLITGLSDTFSNSQFVKVIFHCTGSRNRGPKVAAKFETYLQEQDITSKFESCILVGGFYAWETHCRRSNLKLIASG